TGAATACAGGAATAATTTTAGAGAATTTTAATTTAGAGGGATACGATCCAGTGTTAATAGAAGAGTTTATTAGATAAGCTAAGTGATCACTAATAAGGTGATACGAGGCTTTGAGTAGGTCAACGGGACAAGAGTATAGACCATAAGACTTATTTTGGGGCAAGGCTAGGATTTCATTTTCAATTTCTTGTCTTAGAACTGGTGAGAAGAAGAAAGACTCTTTTAGATCTAGATTATTTAAATAATCAGAAAAATGTTTATTAGACAAAGGAATCTTGCTAGCTAGTTTAGGCCCGATTGAAGCAAAATGTGTGTTCATAATATTAGACAAATTTCGAGTATTCGAGTAACAGTTTTTCGTTATTTAACGGGTCTTTAAGACGGGAAATGGTTTTAGatctttttttattgttattaataagcGTATTAATACCTTTCCATGTTCGTTTCATGATTTTTATATTAAGTTCAAAAAAGTAGTTGTAGTAATGTTTTTTAGAGATACGTATTAGGCTAGATATTTTATTTCTATAGTATTTATATTTGTCAGTATCGCCGGAGCAAAAAAATTGATTTTTTACTTTAATTGATCTTTGTATACCCTGCGTTATCCATGGTTTTTGCGTTTGTTTTAGTCTCCGGTTGGAAGGAAATTTCATTGGAGCATGTTTATTCACTAAATTGTTTATCTTTTTATAAAATACGGAAAAGGAAGAGTCTGTATTACCATTACCAAAAAATGATGCTGCGGGATATTTGGTGAATTCAGATTTGGAAAGTTCATTTACAAAATTATTGATAATGTTATTAGAGATAAATCTTGTTTTACATTTGTTAGTTTGTATTTTGAGTTTGGTTGATGAAATTATACAGAATTGTGAATAATGATCACTTACATCAGAAATTATATTTCCACTCGAAGTCAATTTTTCTGGTATGTTTGTAAAGATATTATCGATAAGGGTAGCGGAGGTATTATAAACCCTAGTAGGCTTAATGACAGTTGGTAGCagataattactctgcaaagtagtCAGAAAGTTATGACTGTGATTACAAGTTTCTAATTTTAACAGGTCGACTTTGAAATCTCCAAGTAGGAAAAttgatctttctttcttattgtatAGATTTAAAGTGTTTTCCAGCTACTTCAAAAAGTTAAGTGGAGAACTATGTTGTCTGTAAATTATACCACAGATAATATTTTTTTTTGATTAGTAATCAgaattggggcggcacagtggtgtcgtggttagcgctgtcgcctcacagcaagaaggtccgggttcgagccccgtggccggcaagggcctttctgtgcggagtttgcatgttctccccgtgtccgcgtgggtttcctccgggtgctccggtttcccccacagtccaaagacatgcaggttaggttaactggtggctctaaattgaccgtaggtgtgaatgtgagtgtgaatggttgtctgtgtctatgtgtcagccctgtcatgacctggcgacttgtccaggctgtaccccggctttcgcccgtagtcagctgggataggctccagcttgcctgcgaccctgtagaacaggataaagcggctagagataatgagatgagatgagtaatcagAATTTCAACCCATAGAGCTTGAAAATCAGAATTGGAAGTTTTTTCGAGAATTGAATAATTAAGATTCGAACTGATATACATGCCAGCACCTCCAGAAGCTAAAGGTGTCAGAACGTATTCAAAAGAGTAGCCGGGAATATTCAAATTAGTTATAGGAGGCAAACTAGAACTAGTTAATTTTGTTTCTGAAATTCCAATAATATCAAATTCGAATGCAAGCCAAATGACGGAGACcaatatacattaaaaaaaaagcttcttgtcTTGCTTTTACTGAGAATTTTTGCATGTTTCACTTTTCCTGTCCTTCCCCAGGTTCATCGTGGAGTCACAGGGTTTGTCCATGATCATCAGGGAAATCCCATCTCCAATGCGTCCATTTCTGTGGATGGCATTGACCATGACATTACCTCAGGTGGGTGCACACATCCTTACAGGCGCTCATATTTCATAACAGTGCTAATCAGAATGAAATAACAGCAAGACAAATTAATTAGTGTCACTTAAAGTATCAGGACAGCTGTTCAGATTGTAACAGATTCAACATGATGCTAAGATTGCCATCTAGTGGtaacattttgtacttttcataAAATGTTCAGTTGAGAAATTATCTCATTTTTCCGGCAGTATAAATTCAGCAGAAGTGAAGTATGATACAAATATAATCCCAGTTATTAAAATACAGAGCCATGGAGGTGATCTAGTAGTTATTGTATaatacagtttttctcaattggtttggctcatttcttgaaactgagatgacattccTATAACTATAAGGTCATTTTGCGAAACAGTGATACAGCTCTGCACAACCCTTCAGATAACCAGCAAAATGTCATATCTCTCCCAAAACCATTCATTCACGCTTCAAAAGGAAATCCCTTTCCCATGTAAATAGTCAGTACCATAAAAATGGCATAGATCCTTCTCAATTGCTTGGCCTCATTTTTGTTCATTAAGTGCTTCTGTCTAAATGACCTGGATGGCTCAACACAATTACATGGATCATCTGCAAATGCTCATATCTCTCCCAAAACAGTTTATCCATGTGTCAAAACTAAATATCCTTCTCAAATAAATAGTCAAtacccccaaaatgcattgtccctttggcatcgtgtaagcactgcaagtcaaaatgcttAGACAGTTTGTCAGAGGTCTAGCTAAAGGAATACTATTATATATAAAACTGGAGAAATAGGGTTTTACAGTGACAGCAGCCTCCAAAGTTTGACACCACACACAGTGCACTCATTTCACCAAAGAAATTGTTTATTCACACAATTTTcacacaaacaaaattgcatgcattaCTGCATTACGAACAGAGAGTATAGGTATACAGTAAAAGGAAAATATGCATTTACCTCCTGCATGTGATGTCATGCGTCTATAGGCTATATCACAAAATATAAACATGAACCAAAAAAGGAATTGAAAAAAGCAAGTTCCACAAGTTTAACACTTGGATTAGTCGCTGTTGCTGTCTTCCCCCACCCTCTCCTGGTAGCCTTCCTCATCCTCCAGGCCATCCATCCGCTGCTCTCTGTTTGGCCACAGATTTTCATCAACATCGCACCGGATGTTCTCCCTTGCGATGCAGCGTGGAAAGAAGCGGCGTGAATGTCTTAGCCAACCCCGACACTGATCGCCTGTGATGTCATCGCAGGCAGCATCCATGGCATTGAGGAGAGACCTCTGATCCCCAATGTGGCGTTCATAAACCCTCCACCTCCAAGCAGAAAAAAATTCTTCAATGGGATTGAGGAATGGCGAGTATGGTGGTAAAAAAACATTACGCATCCTTGGATGGGTGTCGAACCACGCTCTGATGAGTGGGCCACGGTGAAAGCTGACATTGTCCCACACAATGACAAATTGTGATAGGTGGGGCGCTTCGAGTCCCCTTTCATTCTCGGGGACCAAATCCACATACAGACGATCCAGGTAGAGGAGGAGCCTCTGCGTGTTGTATGGGCCTAGGCTTGCAATATGTGTGGCCACACCATTGTCAGAAATGGCCGCACACATTGTGATATTTCCTCCTCTTTGACCCGGGACGTCTACTGTGGCCCGCTGGCCAATGATGTTACGTCCGCGCCTGCGGCACTTGGCCAGATTGAAACCTGCCTCGTCCACAAACACCAGGAGATGAGGTGTTTCTATTCCCTCCAATGCCATTATTCTCTACAAAAGAGAAACACAGGTAAAACCAAATCATGCAGATGGGTCATACACAGCAGTAATATCTTCTTCACAAAGTCAATATAACCTGCAACGGTTCCAAACCTATGCTGGCCTATGCAGAGATACTCCAGCTGGTATGTGACACAAAATGGAGAAATACTGATCACAGTTTTCTGTTACAGTTCTTAGGCAAAATTCTGTGGTCAGATACTGGATTCCAAAGGTACAGTAAAGATACGGAAAACCCCCCAAACTTTGAACCTCTGCATAGTGTATAGGTTACAATGGTGGAAAACAAATACAGTAATTGACTTACCTGCACATACTGGTACCGCAGTTCTTTTACCCTCTCTGTATTCCTGACAACATGGTCAATAATGGTGGCTCTAATTTCATCGGGGACAGTGTGATGCCTACGCACGCCTCGCCCTCTTCCCCCTACTCCACCACCACGCATACGCacccctcttcctcttcctctccttCCTCCTCCATCTCTTCCTCTTCCCCTTCCTCCAGCTGGAAGTTGACCTTGTTGAGGTTCCTCCATATTCATTCTGCAAATAGTACTGGCACCAGGCCAAGCTCTATATATACATGTATGGCCGTAGGCACAGTCATACACAACACCTGCCAGGTAACTCCACAAACTGTTGGATTGGTCATCTGTGATGTGGGAAACTCCTCCATCGTTAGTCTAAACCTGAATTCACCTGTCACTTATTCACCTAACTGCCATGTATTTATTCCAAAAATCTTCCAAATTCTTctgacaaaaatatatatatatatactatattgtaTTATGTCCTTGACTAATTTTGACAATTGAGCAGACTATTCTGCATATGATGGCTTATACGATGAAATTGTTCTGACATGTTTTGGAGGGAACGACCATAACATTGAGAAGCAGCTAATTGGGATAGATTATGAACATATATTCATTTGGAAGTTGAGCTAAAtgtgggatgattgtgttaactGTGGGCCACTTGTACATAACCATTTGCAAGGATGCACTAGACACCGGAGACATGTACAAAGGATTTGCAATTTGACGAAAGCAATGAGAAATGCCAATCTGTTGTGAGAAGTTGCAAGTGGGTTTGGGGATTTGTCCATGTTATTTTgagaatgtcatctcagtttcaggaaatgagccaaaccaattgagaaaaactgtaaggCGCATCCACAAATTAGTATATTAAGGCCATGTGTTATGTTTCTCAAGCTCTATCTTGTGGCCATGAAATACTTGCTTTGTGGTAGCTCTTGTATTTTAAAATGAGTGAGAAATTAGATAATTGAATTAGATTGTTCTGGCACCTAAGCATGGATATGATTAATAATATTACACTTCATCTTAGAATGATGTGTAAGGAGATATTGAGGCTACATcctcacgacaacggcaacgagatttttttttttagcgggtaaaaaaagtatcgcgtccacatgggcaacggatcagtaaagtgtcaggtacatatggcaacgcaacgcttgctgaaaacgatgcaatgcacatgccacacctctacataataataataataagttaaattgatatagcgcctttcaaaaaacccaaggacgctttacaattatagacaaggaaagaaaaaaataaaaatataataaaaaataaaaagtaaaaagtccaccaagtaggggtcaggatgtaattcccgtggtgtagcagccacagtcccaccaaaaggcgcacgaaaacaagtcccacatctccagcaccgccgccgtgacgccgtcagcaacattgctcaaacaccacgccgtggatccacacagcgagcagagaagctccgccacgcagagcgctggtgtgtcccaaaccgcctgcacagccgctgcgatgccaccaagcaacattgctcggaacatcacgccaagcgttaaagcacagagcgctggacaaccacaatgtaaattgagcaacaggttcactgcagtccacagctgaaagtgcaggcatcgcccacggcgaaccaaggcctggagggaaccgacgcccaaaactgggtctggagctacactgcaaccggcggacaaaaacactcaaacaaacaccaaactacacaaacacacaggaaagaaaaaaaaatagaaaaagaaataaaataagagcgctgtaagacggtcccattggagacaccagaacaatagaagaagtaggacgcatgcgcataaaccccttcttctaccctgcgtgaatgagtgagtgctgcttgttctagtcatgtggttgtgacgtcatcgtaaacaaatccgttctactcatccagacgacttcgcaacggcgccgttgccagatttttccactctcctaaccgttctcaaaaaatatcgttttggggcacccagaacgccggtgccgtgtgaacgccaggccgaaacgctaaaaaattttatcggattcacctgaatccgttgccgcgtggacagggcctgagtcacTGGTACAACTTATTAAATCGTTTGCTCAGAATATACAATTTGTGGCCACCAGtgaattacaaccccaaatcagaaaaagttgggacggtatgttgaaattgaaattaaaactgaaaacagtgatttgtaaataatctttgacctgcatttcactcaaaacagtacaacagcacattacgatgttttacctcatgaaatttattatttttcaaaataaacacttttttttttcaattttgattcttgctacACATTTCAAAATAAGtttggacagtaaagcatttaccactttataatgttttcattccttctcacaacacttaaaatatgtttagggactgaagacaccaagtgatgaagagtTTCAGAtgctttgtcccattcttcctacaaacaggtcttaaggtgtgcaacagtacggggtcgtcacGGTCATATttctcatttctaaattctccacacattgtctattggggacagaggggacagaccctcttcttccacagccacgcctttgtaatgtgtgcagaatgtggttttgcattgtcttgttgaaatctccctggaaaagatgttgtcttgaaggcagcatatgttgctccaaaaagctcagtgtacttttctgtattaatgctccatcacagaagtgtaagttacctttgcaaaGGGCAccaacacaaccccataccatgacacaccctgacttttggacttgctactggtaacagtctggatggaccttttcgtctttggtccagagcacacgctATCCATTccttacaaaaaaaacaacaacctggaATCCAGATTCGtcagaccacaatacatgtttccactgtgtgatggtccatcccagatgcctccgagcccagagaagtcaacagcacttCGGGAcagagttaacataaggcttcctttttgcaccgtaaagttttaactggtgtttgtggatgtaactccatattgtagagcttgacaaaggttttccaaagtaatcccgagcccatgtggttctatcaggtatagatgaatgacggttcttgatgcagtgccgtttgagggatcagagatcacgggtgttcagattaggcttgagcccttgccctttacgcactgaaattcttccggattccttgaatcgtttaatgatattatgcaccatagagggtgaaatatccaaatcccttcctatctttctttgaggaacattgtttttaaacatttcaataattttctcatctatttgttgacaaactagagatcctcggcccatctttactcctcaaacactagtcctttcctggatactgattttgtatagttccaaatcatgattacaatcacctgttgataaaatcacatcattatttaatttttttatcctCATTGCGAGACTTAActtgcccccatcccaactttttttggaatgtgttgcaggcctgaaacgcaggaatggatgtatattaacaaatgaagtgAAGCtggccagacaaaacatgaaatatcttgggttcgttctgtctgcaatgaaatacaagtcaaagtaaatttagaaatcagtgcatccttttttattttgcatttttcacACCGTCcgagctttttctgatttggggatgTAATTTATAGGGAAAAATTCTGACCATGTATCTCAAATATTAACCACTGACTTCAGTATAGTGTATTAATTTGTTCATAGCCAcaccatgtaaaaaaaaaaacaacaacatacgtCACCGCAGCAACTAGCAACAATTCAGAGCATGTTAGAAATAATTGCTCCATTTCCAAAGTTACAAGAGGTCCTCTGATGCCGTGAGTGTCATTGTTGCTATTAGAATGAAtccatatgtcaaaaaattaaacGACATATTTTGTTTTCTATGTAACACACATCTCTGTATTTCTGTAGCTAAGGATGGTGATTATTGGCGCTTATTGGCTCCTGGGAACTATAAAGTTTCAGCCTCAGCTCCTGGATATCTTACAGTGACCAAGAAAGTGGCTGTTCCACACAGCCCTGCTGttcgggtacacacacacacacacacacacacacacacacacacacacacacacacacacacacacacacgtgctggaAACATTCTAAGTGTGCAAGTATTGCATCACAAGAGTTTTACTAATCACAGAGCATGAAATAATAGTATTCACTATTAGCAAAGTCATCATCATCGACTTCATCATCTATGTGTGAGGTGAGATTATCACTTTTAGCGCCTTCAGAGACAAGATATGTGTTTGTATTCTTTAAATCAAAAGACATTATTAGCATGTGCAAATGCCAGCCAAATAACTCTCAAATAAATAATTTCCCTAATGAAGTATCTTGAGAGCTCAATTATTAACTCGTACTTCCAACCAGCGAGGCATAAATATACAACATTTTtactaaaaaaaagaaaaaatgaaatAGACTGTGTACATTCGGCATTGAAATTATGTACTCAAGTGTCAGTGCCTAGTTAGCACCCACTAAATGCCCCGCCTCCAACCATCAGACGGATGTGGATGGCGGATACGGGACATAGTcttggagtaaaaaaaaaaaaaagttattttttttaacacagaAAAATATAGAATGACTGATTTGGTGAATTTTTCTGTCCAGAGATGTTTAACATGTAaagaaagagtctccagtgtcagcaatgTGTTCTAGTCAGTAAGTTTCCTGCCATAGAAACTTCTAGAAAGAGGATTTTGCACTTTCTTTGTAATATAACAAGCTAGttggtttttatcccccgctggccgcaaggcctgaagggggattatatcgTGGCAATTTCCGTCCgttcgtcccgggaagggtgctcaccttctgaaatcaactcctctcacaatttttggaggaatttcacgaaacttggcaggattctttgttatatgtcggtaatacgcatattgcaatttcgttaaatttggtcacagattaccagagttacagcccttgattaacaaaattataatttgaaatttcatgagtgtgttttccttctgaaatcaactcctctcacaatttgtggaggaatttcaccaaacttgacaaaaGGTATTGTTATATGTCATTagtacgcattttgttattttgttcaattcggtcgcattttaccagagttacagccattGATTAACAacgttatactttgacaatttcctgaaggtgtgctcgccttctgacatcgactcctctcataatttttggacgaatttctcgaagctcggCAAAAGGGCtcattatatgacggtaatacacagattgcaatttaattttgtttgtgaaaattttaccagagttttgagccTTGATTAAATCACTTgtgctttgacaatttcatgagggtgcacgttcttctgaaatcaactcctctcacaatttgtggaggaatttcaccagacttggcaaaaggctttgttatatgacagttatatgcagattgaaatttggtttaatttgggcagattttaccagagttatgcccttgattattaa
This Neoarius graeffei isolate fNeoGra1 chromosome 3, fNeoGra1.pri, whole genome shotgun sequence DNA region includes the following protein-coding sequences:
- the LOC132883225 gene encoding uncharacterized protein LOC132883225; translation: MRGGGVGGRGRGVRRHHTVPDEIRATIIDHVVRNTERVKELRYQYVQRIMALEGIETPHLLVFVDEAGFNLAKCRRRGRNIIGQRATVDVPGQRGGNITMCAAISDNGVATHIASLGPYNTQRLLLYLDRLYVDLVPENERGLEAPHLSQFVIVWDNVSFHRGPLIRAWFDTHPRMRNVFLPPYSPFLNPIEEFFSAWRWRVYERHIGDQRSLLNAMDAACDDITGDQCRGWLRHSRRFFPRCIARENIRCDVDENLWPNREQRMDGLEDEEGYQERVGEDSNSD